The Rhizobium leguminosarum bv. trifolii WSM1325 genome has a window encoding:
- a CDS encoding mobilization protein C (KEGG: mobilization protein C), which translates to MARKTIGERLAQLEAQRKTLQIRLGKQERAIDTRRKVLIGALVLHRLEHDRDVHFAGGIAEWLRRELPKFLTRDGDRDLFDDLLKPQANEPTIGDIGNGSATS; encoded by the coding sequence ATGGCGCGCAAAACCATCGGCGAGCGGCTCGCCCAGCTGGAGGCCCAGCGAAAGACATTGCAGATCCGTCTCGGCAAGCAGGAGCGCGCCATCGATACGCGCCGCAAGGTGCTGATCGGCGCACTGGTGCTGCATCGGCTCGAGCATGACCGCGATGTGCATTTTGCAGGCGGGATCGCCGAGTGGCTGAGACGGGAACTGCCAAAATTCCTCACCCGCGATGGCGACCGGGATCTGTTCGACGATCTGCTGAAGCCGCAGGCAAATGAGCCGACTATCGGCGATATCGGCAACGGGAGTGCAACATCATGA